The Brachyspira aalborgi genome has a segment encoding these proteins:
- the dnaJ gene encoding molecular chaperone DnaJ, with translation MADKRDYYEVLGVSKTANVDEIKKAYRKLAMQYHPDRNPGNKEAEEKFKEATEAYEILSDEKKRSQYDKFGFQGVHSDFADAYGRGGFDFSSMFGGGGFGDLDDIFSSFFGGGFGSRSSTRQRRGNDIRYDINLSLEDAVFGKKMEIKLDKNDICDVCHGSGAEPGTKTTTCPTCGGSGEIRSSQGFFSVRRTCSRCHGSGSIVTTPCKNCRGAGTIKKPKTISVNIPKGIDDNTQLRVSKEGEAIAGGIPGDLYLYINVLPHKYFIRDGIDLITEVGINIVQATLGADILIETLDKKKVKIKIPAGTNSGQVFKLKGGGATNLNRGVRGDLLVIVNIDVNKKLSSEEKRLYSELKKVIPSNDEPELRKPNKSIW, from the coding sequence TGAGATAAAGAAAGCCTACAGAAAATTGGCTATGCAATATCATCCTGACAGAAACCCTGGAAATAAAGAAGCGGAAGAAAAATTTAAAGAAGCTACGGAAGCTTACGAAATATTATCGGACGAAAAAAAACGCTCTCAATACGATAAATTCGGATTTCAAGGAGTTCATAGCGATTTTGCGGACGCTTACGGAAGAGGCGGTTTTGATTTTTCTTCAATGTTTGGCGGCGGAGGATTTGGCGATTTAGACGATATATTTAGTTCTTTTTTTGGAGGCGGATTTGGAAGCAGAAGTTCTACAAGGCAGAGAAGAGGAAACGATATAAGATACGATATTAATCTTTCTTTGGAAGATGCGGTATTTGGCAAGAAAATGGAAATTAAACTTGACAAAAACGATATTTGCGATGTTTGTCATGGAAGCGGAGCTGAGCCAGGAACAAAAACCACAACTTGCCCGACTTGTGGAGGAAGCGGAGAGATAAGAAGTTCGCAAGGATTTTTTAGCGTTAGAAGAACTTGCAGTAGATGTCATGGAAGCGGTTCGATAGTGACAACACCTTGTAAAAATTGCAGAGGAGCTGGAACGATTAAAAAACCTAAAACTATTTCGGTTAATATTCCAAAAGGCATAGACGATAATACTCAACTTAGAGTTTCAAAGGAAGGCGAAGCGATTGCGGGCGGAATTCCAGGCGATTTATATTTGTATATTAATGTTTTGCCTCATAAATATTTTATAAGAGATGGAATTGATTTGATAACCGAAGTAGGAATTAATATAGTTCAAGCGACTTTAGGAGCAGATATACTTATAGAAACTTTGGATAAGAAAAAAGTAAAAATAAAAATTCCAGCGGGAACGAATAGCGGACAGGTTTTCAAATTAAAAGGCGGCGGAGCTACAAACTTAAATAGAGGAGTTAGAGGCGATTTGCTTGTGATAGTTAATATCGATGTTAATAAAAAATTGTCTTCAGAAGAGAAGAGATTATATAGCGAATTAAAAAAAGTTATTCCAAGCAATGACGAGCCAGAATTGAGAAAACCTAATAAAAGCATTTGGTGA